From Phragmites australis chromosome 5, lpPhrAust1.1, whole genome shotgun sequence, a single genomic window includes:
- the LOC133917389 gene encoding acetyl transferase GW6a-like, with translation MGVMDEAEARKKTMIRVREFDVERDLRAVEVLERRCQVGLSGDQGPDAAVADHDGGAERKKTRSRKKKKRGMSLYVEQIGDPFARVRHAADYVMLVAEYGEEEEVVGVIKSCTRMVSRGKKRQSFSSSKQYVKVACLLGLRVSPSHRRLGIATELVRRAESWCAARGAVYATIATTASNAASLSLFAGRFAYAPFRRPVFLGHPVHRHRVRVPGAHRVLRLPPPLAAAAYAALLPSATAEFLPADLPALLAHKLTLGTYLAIERGPDPALPLSFALLSVWDATRSLRLRLGGAPTILRASLAAARALDRHAPWLQVPSVPDIFRPFGTYLLYGLRMSGPEGPALLRSLCKHAHNVARKNPACAVLAADLGPDDPAVAAVPHWPKFSCDEDVWCIKKLGAATAVNGNAGNDNEDDWTTSPPAGVLFVDPREF, from the exons ATGGGAGTGATGGACGAAGCAGAGGCAAGGAAGAAGACGATGATAAGAGTGAGGGAGTTTGATGTGGAGAGAGACCTCCGGGCCGTGGAGGTGCTCGAGCGCCGGTGCCAGGTCGGCCTATCCGGCGACCAAGGCCCCGACGCTGCCGTCGCCGACCATGACGGTGGCGcagagaggaagaagacgaggagcagaaagaagaagaagagaggcaTGTCGCTCTACGTCGAGCAGATCGGCGACCCGTTTGCCCGGGTGCGCCATGCGGCGGACTACGTCATGCTG GTTGCTGAGtatggggaagaagaagaggttgtcGGAGTGATCAAGTCATGCACCAGGATGGTAAGCAGAGGGAAGAAGAGGCAAAGCTTCAGCAGCTCCAAGCAGTATGTGAAGGTGGCATGCCTTCTTGGCCTCAGGGTATCCCCCTCTCACAG GCGCCTCGGGATCGCGACGGAGCTGGTCCGCCGCGCGGAGTCGTGGTGCGCGGCGCGGGGCGCAGTGTACGCCACCATAGCAACCACCGCGTCGAACGCGGCCTCGCTCTCGCTCTTCGCCGGCCGCTTCGCGTACGCGCCGTTCCGGCGGCCGGTGTTCCTCGGTCACCCGGTGCACAGGCACCGGGTGCGTGTCCCGGGCGCGCACCGCGTCCTGCGGCTGCCCCCACCGCTCGCCGCGGCGGCCTACGCTGCGCTGCTCCCGTCCGCCACCGCAGAGTTCCTCCCCGCCGACCTCCCCGCTCTCCTCGCCCACAAGCTCACGCTCGGCACGTACCTCGCCATCGAGCGCGGCCCCGACCCGGCGCTCCCGCTGTCGTTCGCACTGCTCAGCGTCTGGGACGCCACGCGCtcgctccgcctccgcctcggcGGAGCGCCCACTATACTCCGAGCGTCCCTGGCCGCGGCGCGCGCGCTCGACCGGCACGCGCCATGGCTGCAAGTGCCCTCCGTCCCCGACATCTTCCGGCCGTTCGGTACCTACCTCCTCTACGGCCTCCGCATGTCCGGCCCAGAGGGCCCGGCGCTCCTGCGCTCGCTCTGCAAGCACGCGCACAACGTCGCGCGCAAGAACCCGGCGTGCGCCGTCCTGGCGGCCGACCTCGGGCCCGACGACCCggccgtcgccgccgtgccgCACTGGCCCAAGTTCTCCTGCGACGAGGACGTATGGTGCATCAAGAAGCTCGGCGCCGCCACCGCTGTCAATGGCAATGCCGGCAACGATAACGAGGACGACTGGACAACGTCGCCGCCCGCCGGCGTCCTGTTCGTGGATCCCCGGGAGTTCTGA
- the LOC133918497 gene encoding uncharacterized protein LOC133918497, with protein sequence MSMEMKWSSIYGVFHSIRSALRDTLTLRLPDSTSSSPGPDCKHACSNSCTPAEPKHSNAADTKLFPTRLHTVGTASKYFEEIADQLCGSFNVFFSELAGELQVI encoded by the exons ATGTCGATGGAGATGAAGTGGAGCTCCATCTATGGAGTGTTCCACAGCATCCGATCCGCTCTTCGAGACACCCTCACCCTCCGCCTCCCcgactccacctcctcctcccccggcCCCGACTGCAAGCACGCCTGCTCCAACTCCTGCACCCCGGCCGAACCCAAGCACTCCAACGCCGCCGACACCAAACTCTTCCCCACGCGCCTGCACACCGTCGGCACAG CATCCAAGTATTTTGAAGAGATTGCAGACCAGCTTTGTGGTTctttcaatgtttttttttccgaacTCGCTGGAGAGCTGCAAGTCATATGA
- the LOC133918499 gene encoding cinnamoyl-CoA reductase 1-like isoform X1, with product MAVVVCVTGAGGFIGSWIVKLLLARGYAVRGTSRRADDPKNAHLWALDGAAERLTMLQVDLLDRASLRAAFDGCDGVIHTASPMHDNPVSATTGMSSDLPRYNGKITEVSWQEEIIEPIIAGTRNVVEAAADAGVRRVVLSSTIGTMYMDPRRDPDAPLDESSWSDLEYCKSTKNWYCYAKTIAERGAWEAARARGLDLAVVIPVVVLGELLQPSMNTSTLHILKYLTGEAKAYVNESHAYVQVKDAAEAHVRVLLEPRAGGRRYVCAERTLHRGELCRILAQLFPEYPIPTRCKDEVNPPKKGYKFTNQPLKDLGIKFTPVHEYLYEAVKSLQEKGFLQKTSGTKVSERWSSPPQKLLPHTLISKL from the exons ATGGCCGTCGTGGTGTGCGtcaccggcgccggcggcttCATCGGGTCGTGGATAGTCAAGCTCCTCCTCGCCCGCGGGTACGCCGTCCGGGGAACCTCACGCCGCGCCG ATGACCCCAAGAATGCGCACCTGTGGGCTCTCGACGGCGCAGCGGAGCGGCTGACGATGCTGCAGGTGGACCTGCTCGACCGGGCCAGCCTCCGCGCCGCCTTCGACGGCTGCGACGGCGTCATCCACACCGCCTCGCCGATGCACGACAACCCTGTAAGTGCCACCACTGGTATGAGCTCAGATCTCCCTCGATATAACGGAAAGATTACTGAAGTTTCTTGGCAGGAGGAGATCATCGAGCCGATCATCGCCGGGACACGGAACGTTGTCgaggccgccgccgacgccggcgTGCGGCGCGTGGTGCTGTCCTCCACCATCGGCACCATGTACATGGACCCGCGCCGCGATCCCGACGCGCCCCTCGACGAGTCGAGCTGGAGCGACCTCGAGTACTGCAAGAGCACCAAG AACTGGTACTGCTACGCGAAGACGATCGCGGAGCGGGGCGCGTGGGaagcggcgcgggcgcggggaCTGGACCTGGCGGTGGTCATCCCGGTGGTGGTGCTCGGCGAGCTGCTGCAGCCAAGCATGAACACCAGCACCCTGCACATACTCAAGTACCTCACCGGCGAGGCCAAGGCGTACGTCAACGAGTCGCACGCGTACGTGCAAGTCAAGGACGCCGCCGAGGCGCACGTCAGGGTGCTCCTAGAGCCCCGGGCCGGCGGGCGGCGGTACGTCTGCGCTGAACGCACGCTGCACCGCGGCGAGCTGTGCCGCATCCTCGCCCAGCTCTTCCCTGAGTACCCAATTCCGACGAG GTGCAAAGATGAGGTAAATCCACCAAAGAAGGGTTACAAGTTTACAAACCAGCCTCTGAAGGACCTGGGAATCAAGTTCACACCGGTGCATGAATACCTCTATGAAGCAGTGAAATCCCTGCAAGAAAAAGGATTCCTCCAGAAGACCTCTGGCACCAAG GTATCCGAAAGATGGAGTTCGCCGCCTCAAAAATTGCTGCCGCACACATTGATTTCAAAACTCTGA
- the LOC133918499 gene encoding cinnamoyl-CoA reductase 1-like isoform X2, with amino-acid sequence MAVVVCVTGAGGFIGSWIVKLLLARGYAVRGTSRRADDPKNAHLWALDGAAERLTMLQVDLLDRASLRAAFDGCDGVIHTASPMHDNPEEIIEPIIAGTRNVVEAAADAGVRRVVLSSTIGTMYMDPRRDPDAPLDESSWSDLEYCKSTKNWYCYAKTIAERGAWEAARARGLDLAVVIPVVVLGELLQPSMNTSTLHILKYLTGEAKAYVNESHAYVQVKDAAEAHVRVLLEPRAGGRRYVCAERTLHRGELCRILAQLFPEYPIPTRCKDEVNPPKKGYKFTNQPLKDLGIKFTPVHEYLYEAVKSLQEKGFLQKTSGTKVSERWSSPPQKLLPHTLISKL; translated from the exons ATGGCCGTCGTGGTGTGCGtcaccggcgccggcggcttCATCGGGTCGTGGATAGTCAAGCTCCTCCTCGCCCGCGGGTACGCCGTCCGGGGAACCTCACGCCGCGCCG ATGACCCCAAGAATGCGCACCTGTGGGCTCTCGACGGCGCAGCGGAGCGGCTGACGATGCTGCAGGTGGACCTGCTCGACCGGGCCAGCCTCCGCGCCGCCTTCGACGGCTGCGACGGCGTCATCCACACCGCCTCGCCGATGCACGACAACCCT GAGGAGATCATCGAGCCGATCATCGCCGGGACACGGAACGTTGTCgaggccgccgccgacgccggcgTGCGGCGCGTGGTGCTGTCCTCCACCATCGGCACCATGTACATGGACCCGCGCCGCGATCCCGACGCGCCCCTCGACGAGTCGAGCTGGAGCGACCTCGAGTACTGCAAGAGCACCAAG AACTGGTACTGCTACGCGAAGACGATCGCGGAGCGGGGCGCGTGGGaagcggcgcgggcgcggggaCTGGACCTGGCGGTGGTCATCCCGGTGGTGGTGCTCGGCGAGCTGCTGCAGCCAAGCATGAACACCAGCACCCTGCACATACTCAAGTACCTCACCGGCGAGGCCAAGGCGTACGTCAACGAGTCGCACGCGTACGTGCAAGTCAAGGACGCCGCCGAGGCGCACGTCAGGGTGCTCCTAGAGCCCCGGGCCGGCGGGCGGCGGTACGTCTGCGCTGAACGCACGCTGCACCGCGGCGAGCTGTGCCGCATCCTCGCCCAGCTCTTCCCTGAGTACCCAATTCCGACGAG GTGCAAAGATGAGGTAAATCCACCAAAGAAGGGTTACAAGTTTACAAACCAGCCTCTGAAGGACCTGGGAATCAAGTTCACACCGGTGCATGAATACCTCTATGAAGCAGTGAAATCCCTGCAAGAAAAAGGATTCCTCCAGAAGACCTCTGGCACCAAG GTATCCGAAAGATGGAGTTCGCCGCCTCAAAAATTGCTGCCGCACACATTGATTTCAAAACTCTGA